The genomic interval TGACCCAAGCGTCGCGTTCCTCGCGCGCGAGCCGGAACACGAGCGTTTCCGCTCGGGCGCGGTCGACGAGTTCGCCCTTGAGCTTTTGCAGCCGGATCCGCCGCTCCTGCGCCTTCAGCACCTCGTTCGCGGTCTTGGCCTGCAGGAAGGTGGTGCCGCCGCCGACGGCCGGAGCGGTCAATCCCTGTTCCCGCAACGTGTCGCCGACGGCGGCGACGGCTGCCTCCGGCACGGGTTTCAGCTTCGGCGCGGGCGGCTTGCGGATCTTCGACGGGTCCGTCGTCTCGGCCCGCCGCTTGTCGGAGGCCGCGGCGTCGATGCTGCCATCTTCGTGCAGCACCAGCCGCCCCGTCGCCTTGGCCTTCTGGATCGCACCGCGCGACAGCCCGACATGGACAGCGTACTGGCGCTCGCTCATGCCCTGCATGGCGCGCTCCGATTATCATTCGAAATCATGTGCTTATGGTGTTGATAAGCCTCCCGACCAGAGCGAACCTGTCATCACAAGGACGATGCAACTCAGCTACGGAGCCCGCCATGAGCCGCCTCACCCCCAGACCACACCCCGGCATGAACTCCGCGCCGAGAAGGCGCGCCGGAACAAGGGTGAGCCCGGTTCCGCCACTGGTTCGAGGAACCGGGCGAACGCGCTCGCCGCCTTCATCGGCAAGAAGGCCGAGATCGACGAGATGCTCGCCCGCCTGCAGGCGCTCAGCGACGACCACTTCAACGCCCACCCCGACGAAGTGAACTGGGGCCACGTCGGCACCCTCGAACACTACGCCAGCCTCGTGAAGCGCATCACCGACAGCGCCTTTGGCGAGGGCGAACACGCCGAGTGATCTCCGGCACCGCCGGAACTCCCGCCGCGCGTCCTGCGCGGCTCGGGGTCGTAGAAGGGTCGCGACGGTCGCGGCCCCGATGAAGGAGACCCCCGATGACCAAGCTTTCCGACACCCAACTCGTGATCCTCAGCGCCGCCGCGCAGCGCGACGACCGCAACGTCCTGCCGCTGCCCGGCAGCTTGCGCGGAGGCGCGGCAAAGAAGGTGATCGGCGCGCTCATGAAGCGCGGGCTGATCGCCGAGAAAGTGACCGACAGCCAGACCAAGGCCGATGCCGCGCTCAACCGCATCTGGCGCAACGACGAGGACGGCGACGCCATCCTCCTGTACATCACCGACGCGGGTCTCGCCGCCATCGGCGTCGAGCCGGAAGGCGGCGACAGCGCGCCCACGGGCGCCGACGTGGCGCCGAGTGCGGAGGACCCGCAGGACGCTCCCGCCGAGGCCGATCCCGCGCCCAAGGCGCGCACGCCGCGCGCAGGCACGAAGCAGGTCAAGCTGATCGAGATGCTCCGCGCCGAGGGCGGTGCCACCATCGACGAAATCGCGACCGCGCTTCAGTGGAGGCCACACACCGTGAGGGGTGCGCTTGCCGGCGCGCTGAAAAAGAAACTCGGCCTGACGATCACCTCTGACAAGATCGAGGGGCGCGGCAGGGCGTACATGATCGCCGAGGACTGACACCGCATATCACGACGGTCCCGATGCCGCCGTCCCGCATGGGGCGGCGGTCTCTTTTTCCAAGCTCCGCATCCGGATCGCCTCGAACAGCCTGCGCAGCAGATAGCCCCGCGCCAGCGACACGCCCACGAAGGCGAGGCCGATGGACAGATGCTCAGCAAGCCTCGCCTCGATCCCGAACCACGGGAACACGGCGATCTGCGTGGCGATGGCCAGAACGTAGCCGACGACAACGTTTGCCGCGGCCTCGACCATCGACATGGTCCGGCTCTGCTTCATCGCAGGCTCTCCAGAAACGCCATCACGAACTCCGCCGCGAGCGGCGGTACGATCGCATTGCCGTAGCCCCGCAGCAGCCCCATGCGACCGGGTAGCCCATCAGCCAGCGGGAATGTTCCGGGCTCAACGGGCCGCCATTTTCCATCCCGGCAGAGGAGCCAGTCCGGATCTCGCCAGACGCCGTCCGTCGCATCGGCGCCGGCAGGGTCGGCGCCTTCGACCAGTCGACCAGCTTCACCGTCCTGCGGCTCGCATCGGTGTTGCCGGCCGCGTTGTACGCTGCAGTCGCGGGCGAGCCCGCCATCGCCGTCGGCCAGCCCGCGAGCCAGACCTGTCGGCCGAGCAGCGCGTTGATCGGCACCGCCCGGCATTCCGA from Polymorphum gilvum SL003B-26A1 carries:
- a CDS encoding DUF3489 domain-containing protein, which encodes MTKLSDTQLVILSAAAQRDDRNVLPLPGSLRGGAAKKVIGALMKRGLIAEKVTDSQTKADAALNRIWRNDEDGDAILLYITDAGLAAIGVEPEGGDSAPTGADVAPSAEDPQDAPAEADPAPKARTPRAGTKQVKLIEMLRAEGGATIDEIATALQWRPHTVRGALAGALKKKLGLTITSDKIEGRGRAYMIAED
- a CDS encoding DUF7220 family protein, yielding MKQSRTMSMVEAAANVVVGYVLAIATQIAVFPWFGIEARLAEHLSIGLAFVGVSLARGYLLRRLFEAIRMRSLEKETAAPCGTAASGPS